One genomic segment of Brevibacillus laterosporus LMG 15441 includes these proteins:
- a CDS encoding GerAB/ArcD/ProY family transporter, producing MGYVKHNQITLYQYIFLIAGNQVGLGILYIPRDLAREVGIDGWISIVLSWIIVCIASIIITKMMARNPELTLFQSLRIYCGPIVGWFMYFLIALHLILFTYAIVAGSIFLIQVWVLQRISSFWLMSLFVIPIYMLCSHGFKNITRYAQFAILISVWMPLLLIFPLQYANPFYLLPIMREGLEPVIKGIMPAITFFWGFEMIMFFYPFLKDKSKATAGALIANTISMLVLLFVTIICFLFFSQEQVANYMWPTLTLLKVVEFPFLERFEVIFLSFYLFVLSISWITLSYFSVYTVENLFHAEMRKKHFLIFLGCLIVISLLYSPSFSDIRHFLEIAQPLSYFVSYLFPLIFFLYLVLFQKVIQRRRER from the coding sequence ATGGGTTATGTGAAGCATAATCAAATAACGCTGTATCAATATATTTTTTTAATTGCGGGGAATCAGGTAGGTTTGGGGATTTTATATATTCCGCGAGACTTAGCACGTGAAGTAGGAATAGATGGCTGGATATCTATTGTGCTGAGCTGGATCATCGTTTGTATCGCTAGCATCATTATCACAAAAATGATGGCCCGAAATCCCGAACTTACGCTATTCCAGTCTTTACGTATCTATTGTGGTCCAATTGTTGGTTGGTTCATGTATTTTTTGATAGCGCTCCATCTCATCTTGTTTACCTATGCGATAGTAGCAGGGTCCATTTTTTTAATCCAGGTATGGGTTCTCCAGAGAATTTCGAGCTTTTGGCTAATGAGCTTATTTGTTATCCCGATTTATATGCTGTGTTCTCATGGGTTTAAAAACATTACTCGCTATGCTCAATTTGCTATTTTGATAAGTGTGTGGATGCCTTTGCTGTTGATTTTTCCCTTACAATATGCTAATCCATTCTATCTGCTTCCGATTATGCGGGAAGGACTAGAACCTGTGATAAAAGGTATCATGCCTGCCATTACCTTCTTTTGGGGCTTTGAGATGATCATGTTTTTCTATCCTTTCTTAAAGGATAAATCAAAAGCAACAGCGGGTGCTCTCATCGCCAATACTATTTCGATGCTGGTTTTGCTGTTTGTCACCATCATCTGTTTTCTCTTTTTTTCACAGGAACAAGTGGCTAACTATATGTGGCCCACGCTTACCTTATTAAAAGTAGTGGAGTTTCCGTTTTTAGAGCGTTTTGAAGTCATTTTTCTGTCGTTTTATTTGTTTGTTCTTTCGATATCATGGATTACCCTCAGCTATTTTTCTGTCTATACCGTAGAGAATCTATTCCATGCTGAGATGAGGAAGAAACACTTTCTGATTTTTTTAGGATGTTTGATCGTCATTTCGCTTTTATATTCGCCTAGTTTTTCGGACATCCGTCATTTTTTAGAGATAGCACAGCCACTCAGCTATTTCGTGAGCTATTTGTTCCCTCTCATCTTCTTCCTGTATCTTGTCCTATTTCAAAAGGTCATACAGAGGAGGCGAGAGAGATGA
- a CDS encoding spore germination protein has product MPKHPFFKRSMGKGHAQADSIITTSLKDNINQILSKLDQMPDLTVQRFSWNQGEEAAILYMEELSDKKLIYEDVLSPMLKNMTSLTQIEDSSLISCEMKPTHSLEEIVQSLLIGKSILLFHHHAIAYQVNTISYPDRSIEEPYLEPTIKGAHDGFVENASKNLGLLRRYIPSPELKLRQLKIGERGKVTITLAYLEDVANPKVIEELERRIQALSLDVIINIGELQQLISKNTFTVFPQFLVTERPDTTAMQILKGRVAIIMDRSPGVLIAPMDLVGFLQTKDDYNVNWLLASFVRLLRYIAFMISLVLPAFYVATISFHFEVIPLKLLLSIGESREKVPFPPVLEALVMELSLEMLREAGLRLPGPIGQTVSIVGGIVIGQAAVQAGIVSNIMVIVVSITAIASFIIPYYDMSSTIRLLRFPMMMLAYFFGYVGIIMGLMIMFIHLITLTSIGTPYGSPLAPVRMKEWKDAVVLTAPKYLTIRPHSASPLQEKKKKATDPTDR; this is encoded by the coding sequence ATGCCCAAACATCCATTTTTTAAACGAAGCATGGGAAAAGGACACGCGCAAGCTGATTCTATTATTACTACATCACTGAAGGACAATATAAATCAAATTCTGTCCAAGCTTGATCAGATGCCAGATCTTACCGTACAACGCTTTTCGTGGAATCAAGGTGAAGAGGCTGCCATCTTATATATGGAGGAGCTTTCTGATAAAAAATTAATCTATGAAGATGTACTTTCTCCTATGTTAAAAAACATGACGTCACTTACACAGATTGAGGATTCTTCCTTAATAAGCTGTGAGATGAAGCCAACACACTCGCTAGAGGAGATTGTACAAAGCTTATTAATTGGTAAAAGCATCTTACTGTTTCATCACCATGCTATAGCTTATCAGGTCAATACCATTTCATATCCTGATCGTTCGATTGAAGAGCCGTATCTTGAGCCAACAATCAAGGGTGCGCATGATGGTTTTGTAGAGAATGCTTCAAAAAACCTTGGTTTACTACGTAGATACATACCTAGCCCAGAATTAAAGCTTCGGCAGCTAAAAATTGGAGAACGGGGAAAAGTTACTATTACCCTGGCCTATTTGGAGGATGTAGCTAACCCAAAGGTCATAGAGGAATTGGAGCGGCGCATTCAAGCGCTGAGTCTGGATGTCATTATAAATATCGGTGAATTACAGCAATTAATCTCGAAGAATACATTCACAGTATTTCCGCAGTTTTTGGTGACAGAACGTCCTGATACGACAGCAATGCAAATTTTAAAAGGGCGTGTCGCTATTATCATGGATCGTTCCCCAGGAGTACTCATTGCACCAATGGATCTAGTTGGTTTTTTGCAAACGAAGGATGATTATAATGTCAATTGGCTATTAGCTTCGTTTGTTCGGCTGCTGCGCTATATTGCTTTTATGATTTCTCTTGTGCTTCCGGCTTTTTATGTGGCGACAATTTCGTTTCATTTCGAAGTGATCCCGTTAAAGCTGTTATTATCCATTGGAGAGTCAAGGGAAAAAGTACCTTTTCCGCCCGTATTAGAGGCTTTAGTAATGGAATTATCATTGGAAATGCTCCGGGAAGCGGGATTGCGTCTGCCGGGGCCAATCGGTCAAACGGTTAGTATTGTAGGTGGTATTGTAATTGGTCAGGCTGCAGTTCAGGCTGGTATTGTAAGCAACATTATGGTGATCGTGGTATCCATTACAGCAATTGCTTCCTTTATCATTCCTTACTACGATATGTCGTCAACCATTCGTTTACTTCGCTTTCCCATGATGATGCTTGCTTATTTCTTTGGCTATGTAGGAATTATCATGGGGTTAATGATCATGTTTATCCACCTTATTACGCTAACCTCTATTGGAACGCCGTATGGTTCGCCGCTTGCTCCGGTTCGAATGAAAGAATGGAAAGATGCCGTCGTACTTACTGCACCAAAATATTTGACTATCAGACCTCATAGTGCAAGTCCATTACAGGAAAAGAAGAAAAAGGCTACTGATCCAACAGATAGGTGA
- a CDS encoding non-ribosomal peptide synthetase, which translates to MTTSKITENLILSHEKLEKEEAYWLDQMNGISALSTFPIEFLRTSLEEFQKGVITHSFSAEVTEKIRMIANQSPYAILTILATALADLLSRYTEADDIVFSTPVFKQKQELKIVNKLLPLRIQIQRNKMTFKQLLMQMSKNIKEASQNSNYPFYQVMTKAGLQVEDGIFPLCNTSIMLDDIHEKSSVSQLKADSLFSFSQKADHLQLALEYNASLYSHDRMQMIVHHLDNYLSEVMREPDKSLMEISFLDEAERCRLLYDFNVSSFDYPRDKSVSQLFEEQVERTPDRIAVVFEGKSLTYRELNDRANQVAWFLHEQEVSAGTIVGFMVERSLELLIGILGIVKSGATYLQVDPDYPEERINYLLTHSQASVILTQQKHKMNGTQEQARTFIIEEILTQATAPTENLNLPYQPEGILYVLYTSGSTGNPKGAMIRHHSFVNLLYWYIKKLSFSENERALLIAPNSFDLAQKNLFSVLLVGGRLIIYSPGPFDYRQMSTVIDREQITTINCAPSAFYPLLYENVADDYAKLKSIRHISLGGEPINMVQLQPWIKSPHFRAELSNTYGPTECTDISGYHILNKEELQQLTTVPIGKPIHNAKLYILDKHLQLLPPGIPGELCIGGEGVGNGYFNAPELTKERFIDTPHLCVPRVYRTGDLMRWLKSGDLEFIGRMDHQVKIRGFRIELEEIEARLLQFPSMREVIVLDKTDEDGIKYLIAYFVSENEVTLDEISEFAQSHLPDYMLPSQFMQLPEFPLTPNGKINRLALAQLKDYLTSATSYEAAKTPLQEELVRIWKDILKLDKIGIQDHFFRIGGHSLKAMTLVTILYKELNVSLSVKQIFDHPTIESLEQLIQVSGDSAFIQTPLEPVEERSYYPISASQRRMLIVDELNQGDTSYNIPTCVIIEGPVNPERFETALTQLIERHEALRTSFEWQGEEQVQRIHKQVTFHLSQRKIQEDELRDAIQEFIKPFHLSQAPLFRVGLYELGPERHFMIMDMHHIISDGISMAILIEDLIDFYKGKELLPLPIQYKDFTHWQNQWFASEQVKIQEQYWKDTFAVQPPVLRLLTDYPRPSIRTNAGGRISFTLPKTESEELYQIAQDTESTLYMLLLAAYNILLFTCTGQEDIVVGTPVAGRQHADLERVVGMFINTLPMRNYPQAAKTFEEFFTEIKVRTLKAFDHQDYPFDALVEKLKIPRDTSRTPLFQTMLTLQNMNQARIESEELTYIAYDFADTTSKMDLSIIAVETPDEGLLFDLYYSSNLFKRETAEDLGQAYLQILKQIPSRFDKTIASFELSRNSDSSALPDAFEDEEFDF; encoded by the coding sequence ATGACGACTAGCAAAATCACAGAAAATCTCATACTCTCTCATGAAAAATTAGAAAAAGAAGAAGCATACTGGCTAGATCAAATGAACGGGATTAGTGCTCTTTCTACGTTCCCTATTGAATTTTTACGTACATCGCTGGAGGAATTCCAAAAGGGAGTCATCACTCATTCGTTTTCAGCAGAGGTAACAGAAAAAATTCGGATGATTGCAAATCAATCTCCATATGCAATATTGACGATTCTTGCTACTGCTCTTGCAGATCTTCTTTCACGCTACACCGAAGCAGATGATATTGTGTTTAGTACACCTGTCTTTAAACAAAAGCAAGAATTGAAAATCGTAAATAAATTACTACCGTTACGTATTCAGATACAACGAAATAAGATGACGTTTAAGCAGTTACTTATGCAAATGAGTAAAAACATCAAGGAAGCTAGCCAAAATTCCAACTATCCATTTTACCAGGTGATGACAAAAGCTGGATTGCAGGTTGAAGATGGGATATTCCCATTATGTAATACAAGCATTATGCTAGACGACATCCACGAGAAAAGCAGCGTAAGCCAATTAAAAGCTGACTCGCTCTTTAGCTTTTCTCAGAAAGCGGATCATTTACAACTCGCTCTTGAATATAATGCTAGTCTGTATAGTCATGATCGGATGCAAATGATCGTTCATCATCTAGACAATTATCTCTCTGAAGTGATGAGAGAACCGGATAAAAGCTTAATGGAAATCTCATTCCTAGATGAAGCTGAGCGTTGTCGGTTACTTTATGATTTTAACGTGAGTAGCTTTGACTATCCACGCGATAAATCGGTATCCCAGCTTTTCGAAGAGCAGGTAGAACGGACGCCTGATCGGATTGCTGTTGTATTCGAAGGGAAATCATTAACCTATCGTGAATTAAATGATCGTGCGAATCAAGTTGCCTGGTTCTTACATGAACAAGAGGTGAGTGCGGGGACAATTGTTGGTTTTATGGTGGAACGTTCTCTTGAATTATTAATTGGTATCCTCGGTATTGTTAAATCAGGTGCGACATATCTACAAGTCGATCCTGATTATCCAGAGGAGCGAATCAACTATTTACTAACACATTCTCAAGCCTCTGTGATACTAACCCAACAAAAACATAAAATGAACGGCACACAAGAACAAGCTCGTACTTTCATCATCGAAGAAATTTTGACGCAAGCAACTGCTCCTACGGAAAACCTAAACTTACCTTATCAACCTGAAGGAATTCTGTATGTTCTCTATACATCAGGTTCTACAGGAAATCCAAAAGGAGCTATGATTAGACATCATTCGTTTGTTAATCTTTTATACTGGTATATCAAGAAGCTGTCTTTTTCAGAGAATGAACGGGCTTTGCTGATTGCTCCCAATAGTTTTGATTTGGCACAGAAAAATTTGTTTAGCGTGTTACTTGTTGGAGGAAGATTAATCATCTATTCCCCGGGTCCTTTCGATTATCGTCAGATGTCGACTGTGATCGATAGAGAGCAGATAACTACGATTAACTGCGCTCCTAGTGCATTTTATCCCTTACTTTATGAAAATGTCGCCGATGATTATGCTAAGCTGAAAAGCATTCGCCACATCAGTCTTGGTGGTGAACCGATCAACATGGTTCAACTACAGCCTTGGATCAAATCGCCCCATTTTAGAGCGGAGTTATCCAACACATATGGTCCAACAGAGTGTACAGATATTTCTGGGTACCATATCTTGAACAAGGAGGAATTACAGCAACTTACTACGGTTCCTATTGGAAAACCAATACATAACGCCAAGCTTTATATCTTAGATAAACATTTGCAACTGCTTCCTCCGGGAATTCCAGGTGAATTATGTATTGGTGGGGAAGGCGTGGGGAATGGATACTTTAACGCTCCAGAGCTGACCAAAGAGCGTTTTATTGATACACCGCATCTATGCGTGCCACGCGTCTATAGAACTGGTGATTTAATGCGTTGGCTTAAAAGTGGTGATCTGGAATTTATAGGTAGAATGGATCATCAAGTAAAAATTCGAGGTTTTCGTATCGAGCTGGAGGAAATAGAAGCAAGGCTATTACAATTCCCTAGCATGAGAGAAGTGATTGTTCTTGATAAAACAGACGAGGATGGGATCAAATACTTAATTGCTTATTTCGTTTCGGAAAATGAAGTAACCCTTGATGAAATTTCCGAGTTTGCTCAAAGCCATTTACCAGATTATATGCTTCCATCTCAATTTATGCAGTTGCCTGAATTTCCGCTTACTCCAAATGGGAAAATCAATAGATTAGCACTAGCTCAATTGAAAGATTACCTTACTTCAGCTACTTCATATGAGGCGGCTAAAACTCCGCTGCAAGAGGAATTGGTACGGATTTGGAAAGATATTTTGAAGCTAGACAAAATCGGAATACAGGATCATTTTTTTCGGATAGGAGGTCACTCTCTAAAGGCAATGACGCTGGTTACTATCCTGTACAAAGAACTTAATGTGAGTCTTTCGGTCAAACAAATTTTTGATCATCCTACCATTGAGTCGCTGGAGCAGTTGATTCAGGTGTCTGGAGATTCTGCCTTTATTCAAACCCCATTGGAACCCGTGGAAGAGCGTTCGTATTACCCGATTTCTGCTTCCCAAAGGAGAATGCTGATTGTCGACGAACTGAATCAAGGGGATACAAGCTATAACATTCCTACTTGCGTAATCATTGAAGGTCCAGTCAATCCGGAACGTTTTGAAACAGCTCTTACTCAACTAATTGAACGTCATGAAGCACTCCGTACCTCGTTTGAGTGGCAAGGAGAAGAGCAGGTTCAGCGAATCCATAAACAGGTAACCTTTCATCTGAGTCAACGTAAGATACAAGAGGATGAGCTTCGTGATGCAATTCAAGAATTCATAAAACCCTTCCATTTATCACAGGCACCTCTGTTTCGCGTCGGCTTGTATGAGTTAGGACCAGAGCGTCATTTCATGATCATGGACATGCACCATATCATTTCTGATGGTATATCTATGGCAATCCTGATTGAGGATTTGATTGATTTCTATAAAGGAAAGGAACTTTTGCCATTACCTATACAATACAAGGATTTCACACATTGGCAGAATCAATGGTTTGCTTCTGAGCAGGTAAAGATACAAGAACAATATTGGAAGGATACGTTCGCTGTTCAGCCACCAGTTCTACGTTTGCTGACCGATTATCCACGCCCTTCCATACGTACAAATGCAGGGGGACGAATTTCCTTTACCCTTCCTAAGACTGAAAGTGAAGAACTTTATCAAATCGCTCAAGATACTGAATCTACCTTATATATGCTTCTGTTAGCAGCCTATAATATTTTGCTGTTTACATGTACAGGACAGGAGGATATTGTAGTTGGCACCCCAGTAGCGGGAAGGCAGCATGCTGATCTGGAAAGAGTGGTAGGGATGTTTATTAACACCCTACCAATGCGTAATTATCCTCAAGCTGCGAAAACATTTGAAGAATTCTTTACAGAAATAAAGGTACGAACACTTAAAGCGTTCGACCATCAAGATTATCCCTTTGATGCTCTAGTAGAAAAGCTTAAAATCCCAAGGGATACGAGTCGAACACCACTATTTCAAACGATGCTTACCCTTCAAAATATGAACCAAGCAAGGATAGAATCAGAAGAATTAACTTATATAGCCTATGACTTTGCGGATACTACCTCCAAAATGGATTTATCCATCATCGCTGTTGAGACGCCTGATGAGGGTCTATTATTTGATCTGTACTATTCAAGTAACTTATTCAAAAGAGAAACGGCGGAGGACTTGGGGCAAGCTTATTTACAAATTTTAAAGCAAATCCCATCTCGGTTCGACAAGACAATCGCTAGTTTTGAGCTTAGTAGGAACTCAGATTCGTCAGCGCTACCAGATGCCTTTGAGGATGAAGAATTCGATTTTTAA
- a CDS encoding serine hydrolase domain-containing protein, with protein sequence MLRIKELEHQITMEMEQARVPGLAIAIIHNKELVYTKGFGVTSVQDSGVAVSPQTLFRIGSISKLFTATLIMKLVEDGLLELDTPIINYIPWFSLQNPTYNNLLTLRTLLSHSAGFNNGGDYLGSRESDGLRRHVSEELSKMKLMAPPGKLHTYSNFHYNLVGCVAEEVTGKAFAALIQEVVFAPLEMNSSTYDPLFAMTHSLALPHYIHDDQICVLHRFVENTAYYPSFFAMSTVTDLAKFALLHMNKECDMDKQFLQAQSIQQMHEYNTPLFNTYQSGFGLGFFLQETEAGHRISRHFGDISSYSGDFVMHKEAGSAVIILNNRPFPHEKIIRLVFEQLQLPLVQAKTSAELLQDQNNAGECSGIAGTFFGANVGFIEITKEDQSLLTLNNQPIRLQLRTGDFLQGYDEEGNHVLNLKVIRESDGCVQYLMINNNRCHRYLLPDDRTSLTAEELEACCGTYSHHGFPDWVYHVTCQDHKLIMEEDGVTEVLIPMEHGLFVSDTFKSVQFHIDEQGQVPYFHLHGTWKMQRL encoded by the coding sequence ATGCTACGTATAAAAGAGCTTGAGCATCAAATCACGATGGAAATGGAGCAGGCCCGTGTACCGGGTCTGGCCATCGCTATTATCCATAATAAGGAATTAGTCTATACAAAGGGATTTGGTGTGACTAGTGTGCAAGATTCAGGAGTAGCGGTAAGTCCACAGACATTATTTCGTATAGGCTCGATTTCGAAGCTGTTTACCGCCACGTTGATCATGAAATTAGTAGAGGATGGACTTCTTGAATTAGATACTCCCATCATCAATTACATTCCTTGGTTTTCACTCCAAAATCCCACGTACAATAATCTGTTAACTCTTCGGACTTTATTGAGCCATTCGGCAGGATTTAATAACGGTGGAGATTATCTTGGAAGTCGCGAATCAGATGGCTTACGGCGACATGTTTCTGAGGAGCTTTCTAAAATGAAATTGATGGCTCCACCAGGAAAGCTTCATACATATAGTAATTTTCATTACAATTTAGTAGGCTGTGTAGCAGAAGAGGTTACAGGAAAAGCTTTTGCAGCCTTAATTCAAGAAGTAGTCTTTGCTCCTCTAGAAATGAATAGCAGCACATATGATCCATTGTTTGCCATGACCCATTCTCTGGCATTGCCGCATTATATACATGATGATCAGATTTGTGTCCTGCATCGCTTTGTAGAAAATACAGCGTATTATCCATCCTTTTTTGCGATGTCAACAGTGACAGATTTAGCTAAGTTTGCCCTTTTACATATGAATAAGGAATGTGATATGGATAAGCAATTCCTTCAGGCCCAATCCATTCAGCAAATGCATGAATATAACACGCCATTATTTAACACGTATCAAAGTGGATTTGGATTGGGATTTTTCTTGCAAGAAACAGAGGCAGGTCATCGTATCTCTCGACATTTTGGCGATATTAGTAGCTATAGTGGTGATTTTGTTATGCATAAGGAGGCGGGGAGTGCTGTCATTATCCTTAATAATCGCCCCTTTCCGCATGAAAAAATTATCCGTCTCGTGTTCGAGCAATTGCAATTACCGCTTGTCCAAGCAAAAACCTCCGCAGAGCTTCTCCAAGATCAAAATAACGCCGGGGAATGCTCAGGCATTGCGGGAACCTTCTTTGGAGCTAACGTAGGATTTATAGAAATTACGAAGGAAGATCAGTCGCTATTAACCTTAAATAACCAACCAATTAGGCTACAGCTAAGGACAGGCGATTTCTTGCAGGGATATGACGAAGAGGGAAATCATGTGTTGAATCTGAAAGTGATAAGGGAAAGTGACGGTTGTGTGCAGTATCTTATGATCAATAACAATCGCTGTCACCGTTACTTATTGCCAGATGATCGGACGTCTCTAACAGCAGAGGAACTAGAAGCTTGCTGTGGGACTTATTCACACCATGGATTTCCAGACTGGGTTTATCATGTAACGTGTCAGGATCATAAACTTATCATGGAAGAGGATGGGGTTACAGAAGTTCTGATCCCAATGGAACACGGTTTATTTGTCAGTGATACGTTTAAATCGGTGCAATTTCACATTGATGAGCAAGGGCAGGTTCCCTATTTTCATCTCCATGGCACTTGGAAAATGCAGCGATTATAA